A single genomic interval of Helianthus annuus cultivar XRQ/B chromosome 6, HanXRQr2.0-SUNRISE, whole genome shotgun sequence harbors:
- the LOC110864846 gene encoding uncharacterized protein LOC110864846 isoform X5, whose protein sequence is MAGHHHRWRRSVTAAEPPQRQRGGGWRFSGCGQETMVTGSGSGDNEDDRSFDGTCESSCSGDRFPFVILHLYLLLRYFKKFLYATNVD, encoded by the exons ATGGCTGGCCACCATCATCGGTGGCGGCGCTCGGTGACGGCGGCAGAACCACCACAGCGGCAGCGCGGTGGTGGGTGGCGTTTTAGTGGTTGCGGCCAAGAGACGATGGTTACGGGCAGTGGCAGCGGCGACAACGAAGACGACCGGAGTTTCGACGGGACTTGCGAATCGTCGTGTTCG GGTGATCGTTTCCCGTTCGTTATTCTCCATCTTTATTTACTCTTGCGTTATTTCAAGAAATTCTtatacgcaaccaat gttgattaa